One window from the genome of Corvus moneduloides isolate bCorMon1 chromosome 9, bCorMon1.pri, whole genome shotgun sequence encodes:
- the PRPF38A gene encoding pre-mRNA-splicing factor 38A → MANRTVKDAHSIHGTNPQYLVEKIIRTRIYESKYWKEECFGLTAELVVDKAMELKYVGGVYGGNIKPTPFLCLTLKMLQIQPEKDIIVEFIKNEDFKYVRMLGALYMRLTGTAIDCYKYLEPLYNDYRKIKSQNRNGEFELMHVDEFIDELLHEERVCDIILPRLQKRYVLEEAEQLEPRVSALEEDMDDVESSEEEEEEDEKLERIPSPDHRRRGYRDLDKPRRSPVVRYRRSRSRSPRRRSRSPKRRSPSPRRERHRSKSPRRHRSRSRERRHRSRSKSPGHHRSHRHRSHSKSPERSKKSHKKSRRGNE, encoded by the exons ATGGCCAACCGCACGGTGAAGGACGCGCACAGCATCCACGGCACCAACCCGCAGTACCTGGTGGAGAAGATCATCCGCACGCGCATCTACGAGTCCAAGTACTGGAAGGAGGAGTGTTTCGGGCTCACGG CCGAGCTGGTGGTGGACAAGGCCATGGAGCTGAAGTACGTGGGGGGCGTCTATGGAGGGAACATTAAACCCACGCCCTTCTTGTGCCTGACGCTGAAGATGCTTCAGATCCAGCCCGAGAAGGACATCATCGTGGAGTTCATAAAAAACGAGGACTTCAA GTATGTCCGAATGCTTGGAGCACTGTACATGAGACTGACAGGCACTGCCATCGATTGCTACAAGTACCTGGAGCCACTGTACAATGACTATCGGAAAATTAAAAGTCAGAACAGAAATGGGG AATTCGAGCTGATGCATGTGGATGAATTTATTGATGAGCTACTCCATGAGGAACGTGTTTGCGACATCATCCTGCCTCGACTGCAG AAACGGTATGTTCTGGAAGAAGCTGAGCAACTCGAGCCTCGTGTTAGTGCTCTGGAAGAAGATATGGATGATGTAGAGTCtagtgaggaggaggaagaagaagatgaaaag CTGGAACGGATCCCATCTCCTGACCACCGCAGAAGGGGCTACAGGGACCTGGACAAACCCCGCAGATCGCCGGTGGTGCGGTACAGGCGGAGCCGGAGCAGGTCTCCAAGGAG GCGCAGCCGCTCTCCAAAGAGAAGAAG CCCATCACCGCGCCGGGAGAGGCATCGCAGCAAAAGCCCGAGACGGCACCGGAGCAGATCCCGGGAGAGGCGCCACAGATCGAGATCTAAATCTCCAG GGCATCACCGTAGTCACAGACACCGAAGTCATTCCAAATCACCTGAAAG atctAAGAAAAGTCACAAAAAGAGTCGGCGAGGGAATGAATAA